In a genomic window of Helianthus annuus cultivar XRQ/B chromosome 10, HanXRQr2.0-SUNRISE, whole genome shotgun sequence:
- the LOC110885973 gene encoding DEAD-box ATP-dependent RNA helicase 10, protein MEEEREEVKSFKELGIVDELIEACDSLGWKNPSKIQAEAIPHALEGKDLIGLAQTGSGKTGAFALPIIQALLVAKQAFFACVLSPTRELAIQIAEQFEALGSGNGLRCAVLVGGVDHVQQSIALGKRPHIVVATPGRLVDHLSNTKGFSLRTIKYLVLDEADRLLNEDFEKSLDEILSAIPRERRTYLFSATMTKKVQKLQRACLRNPVKIEASSKYSTVDTLKQQYRFVPAKYKNCYLVYILIEKSASTSMVFTRTCEATRHLALMLRNLGLRAIPISGQMTQAKRLGALNKFKAGECNILICTDVASRGLDIPSVDMVINYDIPTNSKDYIHRVGRTARAGRSGVAISLVNQYELEWYIQIEKLIGKKLPEFTSQEEEVLLLLERVTEAERLSRMKMKEMGGNKRRRGGEGEEEEVEKFQGKGKKSSNKKSKRR, encoded by the exons ATGGAAGAAGAGAGAGAAGAAGTGAAATCATTCAAAGAACTTGGAATTGTTGACGAACTGATTGAGGCTTGTGATAGTTTGGGCTGGAAAAATCCTTCTAAAATACAAGCTGAGGCCATTCCTCATGCACTTgaag GGAAGGATTTGATTGGGTTAGCACAGACTGGTTCTGGTAAAACTGGAGCTTTTGCTCTGCCAATTATTCAAGCTCTTTTGGTTGCTAAACAAGCATTTTTTGCTTGTGTGCTTTCTCCCACTAG GGAACTTGCGATACAGATTGCCGAGCAGTTTGAGGCTTTGGGATCGGGCAATGGCTTAAGGTGTGCAGTG CTTGTTGGAGGGGTGGACCATGTACAACAAAGCATAGCACTTGGAAAACGACCACACATTGTC GTTGCGACACCTGGACGTCTTGTGGATCACTTGTCTAATACCAAGGGTTTTTCTCTTCGCACAATTAAGTACCTG GTATTAGATGAGGCAGACAGGTTGTTAAATGAGGACTTTGAGAAATCGCTTGATGAAATCCTTAGTGCCATTCCTCGTGAGAGGAGAACATACTTATTCTCTGCAACTATGACTAAAAAG GTGCAAAAGCTGCAGAGAGCTTGCTTAAGAAATCCTGTAAAG ATTGAAGCATCATCTAAATATTCTACAGTTGACACCTTGAAACAACAATATCGTTTTGTTCCTGCTAAATACAAG AACTGTTATCTTGTATATATCTTGATTGAAAAATCCGCAAGCACATCAATGGTTTTCACCCGTACATGTGAAGCAACTCGTCATTTGGCTTTGATGCTTAGAAACCTTGGGCTACGTGCAATCCCGATTTCCGGTCAAATGACTCAG GCAAAGAGACTTGGTGCGTTGAACAAGTTCAAGGCTGGGGAGTGCAATATTCTTATATGCACTGATGTAGCGAGCAGAGGACTTGATATTCCGTCTGTTGATATGGTTATAAATTATGATATCCCCACAAACTCAAAG GATTATATTCATCGGGTAGGAAGAACTGCACGCGCGGGGCGATCCGGTGTTGCTATTTCGCTAGTGAACCAGTACGAGCTGGAGTGGTATATCCAGATAGAAAAACTTATTG GCAAAAAGTTGCCAGAGTTTACATCCCAAGAAGAGGAAGTTTTGTTACTGTTGGAACGTGTGACAGAGGCTGAACGATTGTCACGGATG AAAATGAAGGAAATGGGAGGCAATAAGAGAAGAAGAGGGGGTGAAGGTGAGGAGGAAGAAGTTGAAAAGTTCCAAGGGAAGGGCAAGAAGTCGTCAAATAAAAAGTCAAAACGACGATAG